A genomic window from Candidatus Kouleothrix ribensis includes:
- a CDS encoding DUF3623 family protein has protein sequence MQLHLFPILFALFVWWFSTGVIIYLDGLPRKTFKWSFLGGTLMMVAALWGLVATRNDTSIAGAYLAFTWGTLAWGWQEMSFYMGYVTGPRRTPCPEGCSGLRHFGHAIQTSLYHELAVIVAAVTVVALTWGGTNQIGTWTFLIMWWMHQSAKLNVFFGVRNLSEEFLPEHLQFLRSFLTKKPMNAFFPISVSVSTVITTLLFERAFAADASEFTAIGFTFVAFLMALAILEHWLLVLPFPSKIWDWGLRSRGKLRPANVEVVAGFLGAGKTTFVRRLLASANRDVRTVVLVNDFGAVGIDGSLLNNRGADVVELPNGCICCSLRSDLGRQIREVVGRFAPERLIIEPSGVAEVTTLLRVLNKPDLADAVKSVSVYTLIDAGGFLQAYARMPEYFDAQANIAPVLIVNKADLASPAELRTVEQTLRTLNPAARIVPARYGVAEDAEVLKANLLAPAAFGDEHEHEHEHEHALGMESWSDALVGVYDEAALRELLQTAATGAFGTILRLKGIAEVRRGWINFDLAGGHTSITAFAAREGEQARVVAIGDSVDAAALQAALHACRLDQGENRARLAPVISA, from the coding sequence ATGCAACTGCACCTCTTCCCGATCTTGTTTGCGCTGTTCGTATGGTGGTTCAGCACCGGCGTGATCATCTACCTCGACGGGCTGCCGCGCAAGACCTTCAAGTGGAGTTTCCTGGGCGGTACGCTGATGATGGTTGCGGCGCTGTGGGGCCTGGTGGCCACCCGCAACGACACCAGCATCGCCGGGGCATACCTGGCCTTTACCTGGGGCACACTGGCCTGGGGCTGGCAAGAGATGAGCTTCTACATGGGCTACGTCACCGGCCCGCGGCGCACGCCCTGCCCCGAGGGCTGCAGCGGGCTGCGCCACTTCGGCCACGCCATCCAGACCAGCCTGTACCACGAGCTGGCAGTGATTGTGGCGGCGGTGACGGTGGTTGCGCTCACCTGGGGCGGCACCAACCAGATCGGCACCTGGACGTTCCTGATCATGTGGTGGATGCACCAGAGCGCCAAGCTGAATGTGTTCTTCGGCGTGCGCAACCTGAGCGAGGAGTTCCTGCCCGAGCATTTGCAGTTCCTGCGCAGCTTCCTGACCAAGAAGCCCATGAACGCGTTCTTCCCGATCTCGGTCAGTGTGTCGACGGTGATCACCACGCTGCTGTTCGAGCGCGCCTTCGCCGCCGATGCAAGCGAGTTCACGGCGATCGGCTTTACGTTCGTGGCGTTCTTGATGGCGCTGGCGATCCTCGAGCACTGGCTGCTGGTGCTGCCGTTCCCAAGCAAGATCTGGGATTGGGGCCTGCGCTCACGCGGCAAACTGCGGCCGGCGAATGTCGAGGTGGTGGCTGGTTTCCTGGGCGCCGGCAAGACCACATTCGTGCGCCGGCTGCTGGCCAGCGCCAACCGCGACGTGCGCACGGTGGTGCTGGTGAACGACTTCGGCGCGGTCGGGATCGATGGCTCGCTGCTGAACAACCGCGGCGCCGATGTGGTTGAGCTGCCGAATGGCTGTATCTGCTGCTCGCTGCGCAGCGACCTGGGCCGCCAGATCCGCGAGGTGGTTGGCCGGTTTGCGCCCGAGCGGCTGATTATCGAGCCGAGTGGCGTGGCCGAGGTGACGACGCTGCTGCGCGTGCTGAATAAGCCCGACCTGGCCGACGCCGTGAAGAGCGTGAGCGTGTATACGCTGATCGACGCCGGCGGCTTCCTACAGGCGTACGCGCGCATGCCCGAGTATTTCGATGCACAGGCGAATATCGCGCCGGTGCTGATTGTCAACAAGGCCGATCTGGCCAGCCCGGCCGAGCTGCGCACAGTCGAGCAGACGCTGCGCACGCTCAACCCGGCCGCGCGGATCGTGCCGGCCCGCTATGGCGTAGCCGAGGACGCCGAGGTGCTGAAGGCCAACCTGCTCGCGCCGGCGGCTTTTGGCGACGAGCACGAGCACGAACACGAGCACGAGCATGCGCTGGGCATGGAGTCGTGGAGCGATGCGCTGGTGGGTGTATACGACGAGGCCGCGCTGCGCGAGCTGCTCCAGACCGCCGCCACCGGCGCCTTCGGCACGATCCTGCGCCTGAAGGGCATCGCCGAGGTGCGCCGCGGCTGGATCAACTTCGACCTGGCCGGCGGGCACACCAGCATCACCGCGTTCGCAGCCCGCGAGGGCGAGCAGGCGCGCGTGGTGGCGATTGGCGACAGTGTCGACGCGGCGGCGTTGCAGGCGGCGCTGCACGCATGCCGGCTCGACCAGGGCGAGAACCGGGCGCGGCTGGCGCCGGTGATCTCAGCGTAG
- a CDS encoding alpha/beta fold hydrolase yields the protein MRTITLDHEGAALVADYYPALAPTGAPPVLLVHGWGGSGRYWRGTAERLREHFDVIVPDMPGVGRSLPVRRPYDMPMHAAALVALLRHLQIERAHVIGHSMGGGIAILLAAQQPALVERLVLTAISLFRTDAERRFFGMITEVSGVAMRLRAPWMADLAFLRRQFATRFFYRVPDDPAMLREGFLDYLGMDHGTALASARSAADHAITRAAHTIAAPTLLIAARQDQVMPPANVPFTRASIPGCEVRWIEQCGHFPMVEHPDEYTAIVREFLAAPVAAQAVG from the coding sequence ATGCGCACGATCACACTTGACCACGAGGGCGCCGCGCTGGTGGCCGATTACTACCCGGCGCTGGCGCCCACAGGCGCGCCGCCGGTGCTGCTGGTGCATGGTTGGGGCGGCTCGGGGCGCTACTGGCGCGGCACCGCCGAGCGGCTGCGCGAGCACTTCGACGTGATCGTACCCGACATGCCCGGCGTGGGGCGCTCGCTGCCGGTGCGCCGGCCCTACGACATGCCCATGCACGCGGCTGCGCTGGTGGCCCTGCTGCGGCACCTACAGATCGAGCGCGCGCATGTGATCGGCCACTCGATGGGCGGCGGGATCGCGATTCTGCTGGCTGCCCAGCAGCCCGCGCTGGTCGAGCGGCTGGTGCTGACCGCGATCAGCCTGTTTCGCACCGACGCCGAGCGGCGCTTCTTCGGCATGATCACCGAGGTGTCGGGCGTGGCCATGCGCCTGCGCGCGCCCTGGATGGCCGACCTGGCATTCCTGCGGCGCCAGTTCGCCACACGCTTCTTCTACCGCGTGCCCGACGACCCGGCCATGCTGCGCGAGGGCTTTCTCGACTACCTGGGCATGGATCATGGCACCGCGCTCGCCAGCGCGCGCTCGGCCGCCGATCACGCGATCACCAGGGCGGCGCATACGATCGCGGCACCCACGCTGCTGATTGCGGCGCGCCAGGATCAGGTGATGCCACCGGCCAATGTGCCGTTCACGCGCGCGAGCATCCCCGGCTGCGAGGTGCGCTGGATCGAGCAGTGCGGGCACTTCCCGATGGTCGAACATCCCGACGAATATACGGCGATCGTGCGCGAGTTCCTGGCCGCGCCGGTGGCGGCCCAGGCGGTCGGGTGA
- a CDS encoding universal stress protein — MILLDGSLIFLTDGAGESLAALPGLARLAQATNNHLTIVHMIDPDDQRNDDDHRIAAAVGQLGATPPPAVLTLLAGQLGALLAALAPDKPRCLALCPARPNPLVRLLAGDDAERLLLATGLPLLALPATRGLPAPSRVLFAADFAPRSAAAFEATLDLCRVLGAELHLLHVYGADRLLPGEQDTAARAGTQTIRELLELDRQQLRALHDRAAARDLVVRTHTAEGRAHAAISAYAAANAIGLIVLASHGPRSAEDVLLGSTTPRTIRAASAAVLAIPA; from the coding sequence ATGATTCTGCTCGATGGTTCGCTGATCTTTCTGACCGACGGCGCGGGCGAGTCGCTCGCGGCGCTGCCGGGCCTGGCGCGGCTGGCGCAGGCCACCAACAATCACCTGACGATCGTGCATATGATCGACCCGGACGACCAGCGCAACGACGACGACCACCGGATCGCTGCGGCCGTCGGGCAGCTTGGCGCCACCCCGCCACCGGCTGTGCTGACATTGCTGGCCGGCCAGCTCGGCGCGCTGCTGGCCGCGCTGGCGCCCGATAAACCGCGCTGCCTGGCGCTATGCCCGGCGCGCCCCAACCCGCTGGTGCGGCTGCTCGCCGGCGACGACGCCGAGCGGCTGCTGTTGGCCACGGGCCTGCCGCTGCTGGCACTGCCGGCCACGCGTGGGCTGCCGGCGCCGTCGCGCGTGCTGTTCGCCGCCGATTTCGCGCCGCGCTCGGCGGCCGCGTTCGAGGCCACGCTCGATCTGTGCCGGGTGCTCGGCGCCGAGCTGCACCTGCTGCACGTGTATGGCGCCGACCGGCTGCTGCCGGGCGAGCAAGACACCGCCGCCCGCGCAGGCACACAGACCATCCGCGAGCTACTCGAGCTCGATCGCCAGCAGCTCCGGGCGCTGCACGATCGGGCCGCCGCGCGCGATCTGGTCGTGCGCACACACACCGCCGAGGGCCGCGCGCATGCGGCGATCAGCGCCTATGCAGCGGCCAACGCGATCGGCCTGATCGTGCTGGCCAGCCACGGCCCGCGCTCGGCCGAGGATGTGCTGCTTGGCAGCACCACCCCGCGCACCATCCGCGCCGCCAGTGCTGCCGTGCTGGCGATACCGGCCTAG